A genome region from Flavobacterium sp. includes the following:
- a CDS encoding outer membrane lipoprotein carrier protein LolA, which yields MRTKIQEIKNNSITNMTKKCFQMAVILLLSFTSIQAQDKKAKDLLNEVTTKIKSYDNIVIDFKYSLNNAKENINQDSKGNVTMKGNQYVLNFMGVTKIFDGQKTYTIVPEDEEVTVSKVNEKDDNAITPSKMLTFFNSGYKYNMDIVQNVKGRKIQYIKLVPTTGKDQRKEILLGIDVQTKHIYNLIETGKNGTKTTLTVNSFKTNQPLSKNQFTFVASKYPKYYINKLD from the coding sequence ATGAGAACAAAAATTCAGGAAATCAAAAACAATTCTATCACTAACATGACTAAAAAGTGTTTTCAAATGGCAGTTATCTTGCTTTTGAGCTTCACTTCTATTCAGGCACAGGATAAAAAAGCCAAAGATTTATTGAACGAAGTGACTACAAAAATAAAAAGCTACGATAATATTGTTATTGATTTTAAATACTCTTTAAACAACGCAAAAGAGAATATTAATCAGGATAGTAAAGGAAACGTAACCATGAAAGGAAATCAATATGTATTGAATTTTATGGGCGTTACTAAAATTTTTGACGGACAAAAAACATATACTATTGTTCCGGAAGATGAAGAAGTTACGGTTTCTAAAGTAAATGAAAAGGATGATAATGCTATTACGCCTTCAAAAATGCTGACTTTCTTTAATTCAGGATACAAATACAACATGGATATTGTACAAAATGTGAAAGGAAGAAAAATCCAATACATAAAATTAGTTCCGACTACAGGAAAAGATCAAAGAAAAGAAATTCTTTTAGGTATTGATGTTCAGACAAAACACATCTACAATTTGATTGAAACCGGAAAAAACGGAACAAAAACAACTTTAACCGTTAATTCTTTTAAAACCAATCAGCCATTATCAAAAAATCAATTTACCTTTGTAGCGAGTAAATACCCGAAATACTACATCAATAAATTAGATTAA
- a CDS encoding DNA translocase FtsK, with amino-acid sequence MAKTKKETADKKTESKVSSIKSLTLSKQQKFVLGCLLVLFSIALLVAFISFYVNGQWQTDQSAVSQLGDRDEVVQNWLGKFGAYLADLIVYRGFGLASFIIVRLFFLTGLFLALELSTKKLKNTWFWDLFAIIIVSILFGFFATSAPELGGTIGYELNLFLQDYIGKTGTLLSLLFGLIVYLIFKIKVSPEKIQSYFDSTKKEFKSELDSIKKPQQQEQDLEPESAYNLEEFAIEEDPELDNIHLIKEDSKFEINKEALKPTISHSSEIDLNPISKPIQPVPQITATPDEAFVIEKAEEEDIIEENLASRLVADFGLFDPTLDLSNYKFPTIDLLKEYSTGGITINQEELEENKNKIVDTLRNYKIEIAQIKATVGPSVTLYEIVPEAGIRISKIKSLEDDIALSLSALGIRIIAPIPGKGTIGIEVPNKTPTMVSMKSVIGAAKFQEAEMELPIALGKTISNETFVVDLAKMPHLLMAGATGQGKSVGLNAVLTSLLYKKHPAEVKFVLVDPKKVELTLFNKIERHYLAKLPDTEDAIITDNAKVVNTLNSLCTEMDNRYSLLKDAMVRNIKEYNEKFKSRKLNPEAGHRFLPYIVLVVDEFADLIMTAGKEVEVPIARLAQLARAIGIHLIIATQRPSVNVITGLIKANFPARIAFRVTSKIDSRTILDTQGADQLIGRGDLLYSNGNDVIRVQCAFIDTPEVEKITDFIGSQKAYATAYMLPEFVGEESGINLDIDISERDTLFREAAEIIVNAQQGSASLLQRKLKLGYNRAGRLIDQLEAAGIVGPFEGSKARSVNILDLSALDQFFNNEQN; translated from the coding sequence ATGGCAAAAACTAAAAAAGAAACTGCAGACAAAAAAACCGAATCAAAAGTCTCAAGTATTAAATCCTTGACATTATCCAAACAACAAAAATTTGTTTTGGGTTGTCTTTTAGTACTCTTTTCTATAGCACTATTAGTGGCGTTTATTTCTTTTTATGTTAACGGGCAATGGCAAACAGACCAAAGCGCTGTTAGTCAGCTTGGAGACCGTGATGAAGTAGTACAAAACTGGCTCGGAAAATTTGGTGCTTATCTTGCTGATTTAATTGTTTACAGAGGTTTTGGTCTTGCATCGTTTATAATTGTCCGCTTATTCTTTTTAACCGGATTATTTCTGGCATTAGAACTTTCGACTAAAAAATTAAAAAATACCTGGTTTTGGGATTTATTTGCGATTATAATTGTTTCAATTCTATTTGGATTTTTTGCTACTTCCGCCCCGGAATTAGGCGGTACAATTGGTTATGAATTAAATCTTTTCCTTCAGGATTACATCGGGAAAACCGGAACTTTATTAAGCTTACTTTTCGGTTTAATAGTTTATTTGATTTTCAAAATAAAAGTATCTCCGGAAAAAATCCAGTCGTATTTTGATTCAACTAAAAAAGAATTCAAATCAGAATTAGATTCTATCAAAAAACCTCAACAGCAGGAACAAGATCTGGAGCCTGAAAGTGCTTATAATCTTGAAGAATTTGCTATTGAAGAAGATCCTGAATTAGATAATATTCATCTAATAAAAGAAGATTCAAAATTCGAAATCAATAAAGAAGCTTTAAAACCTACCATTTCTCATTCGTCAGAAATTGATTTAAATCCGATTTCAAAACCTATTCAGCCAGTACCGCAAATCACGGCTACACCTGATGAAGCTTTTGTAATTGAAAAAGCCGAAGAAGAAGATATTATTGAAGAAAATCTGGCTTCACGTTTGGTTGCCGATTTTGGATTGTTTGATCCAACTTTGGATTTATCAAATTACAAATTTCCAACGATCGATTTATTAAAAGAATATTCGACTGGCGGAATTACAATCAATCAGGAAGAATTAGAAGAAAATAAAAATAAAATTGTAGACACACTTCGTAACTACAAAATTGAAATTGCACAAATCAAAGCAACAGTTGGACCATCGGTAACTTTATATGAAATTGTACCGGAAGCCGGAATCAGAATTTCAAAAATTAAGAGTTTAGAAGATGATATTGCCTTGTCATTATCCGCTTTAGGAATTCGTATTATTGCGCCAATCCCAGGAAAAGGAACAATTGGTATTGAGGTTCCAAATAAGACTCCAACTATGGTTTCGATGAAAAGCGTTATTGGAGCAGCTAAATTTCAGGAAGCTGAAATGGAACTTCCAATTGCTCTAGGAAAAACTATTTCAAACGAAACTTTTGTTGTCGATCTTGCTAAAATGCCTCACTTATTAATGGCGGGAGCAACAGGACAAGGAAAATCAGTTGGATTAAATGCTGTTTTAACTTCGCTTTTATACAAAAAACATCCGGCAGAAGTAAAATTTGTTTTAGTCGATCCGAAAAAAGTAGAACTTACGCTTTTCAATAAAATAGAAAGACATTATTTAGCCAAACTTCCAGATACCGAAGATGCTATTATTACAGATAACGCAAAAGTTGTCAATACTTTGAATTCACTTTGTACCGAAATGGACAATCGTTATTCTTTATTAAAAGATGCGATGGTTCGTAATATTAAAGAGTACAACGAAAAATTCAAATCACGAAAATTAAATCCGGAAGCCGGACACCGATTTTTACCTTACATTGTTTTGGTTGTCGATGAGTTCGCCGATTTAATTATGACAGCAGGAAAAGAAGTCGAAGTTCCGATTGCCCGTCTGGCTCAGCTGGCGCGTGCTATTGGTATTCACTTAATTATTGCTACACAAAGACCATCTGTAAATGTTATTACAGGTTTAATTAAAGCGAATTTCCCTGCGAGAATTGCCTTTAGAGTAACTTCAAAAATTGACTCAAGAACGATTTTAGATACTCAGGGAGCTGATCAGTTAATTGGACGTGGAGATTTATTGTATTCAAACGGAAACGACGTTATTCGTGTTCAATGTGCTTTCATTGACACACCAGAAGTTGAAAAAATTACTGATTTTATTGGTTCACAAAAAGCATATGCCACGGCTTATATGCTTCCAGAGTTTGTTGGAGAAGAAAGTGGCATCAATCTTGATATAGATATTTCCGAAAGAGATACCTTATTTAGAGAAGCTGCAGAGATTATTGTCAATGCACAGCAAGGTTCTGCTTCGTTACTGCAAAGAAAATTAAAATTAGGTTACAACAGAGCCGGTCGTTTGATCGATCAGCTGGAAGCAGCAGGAATTGTTGGACCTTTTGAAGGCAGTAAAGCAAGAAGCGTGAACATTTTAGATTTAAGTGCTCTTGATCAATTTTTTAATAATGAACAAAATTAA
- a CDS encoding diacylglycerol kinase family protein, which produces MEFQKDNTFVTGRLKSVTYAFKGAVKLIKTEHSVMVQFSLGIIMTIAGFYFHISQTEWLCQTLAIGLVLSIEGLNTAVEKIADFIHPDYSRRIGFIKDIAAGAVFFAAMTAIAIGLIIYIPKFI; this is translated from the coding sequence ATGGAGTTTCAAAAAGATAATACCTTTGTTACAGGTCGTTTAAAAAGCGTTACCTATGCTTTTAAAGGAGCTGTAAAATTGATTAAAACAGAGCACAGTGTTATGGTACAATTCTCATTGGGAATTATCATGACTATTGCTGGTTTTTATTTTCATATTTCTCAAACCGAATGGCTATGTCAAACCTTAGCCATTGGTTTGGTTTTAAGCATTGAAGGATTAAATACGGCAGTTGAAAAAATCGCTGATTTTATCCACCCCGATTACAGCAGACGTATCGGGTTTATTAAAGATATTGCTGCTGGAGCGGTATTTTTTGCCGCAATGACAGCAATAGCTATTGGTTTGATAATTTATATTCCAAAATTTATATAG
- the tpx gene encoding thiol peroxidase yields the protein MASITLGGNPVHTSGELPAVGSKLADFKLVQNDLSVASLSNFAGKKLVLNIFPSVDTGTCAASVRKFNQSASGLDNTTVLCISRDLPFAQKRFCGAEGLENVVNLSDFQTGAFGKANGLEIVDGPLAGLHSRVIIVVDADGTVKHTEQVAEIANEPNYEAALAAL from the coding sequence ATGGCTTCAATAACTTTAGGAGGAAATCCAGTTCATACATCAGGCGAATTACCTGCAGTTGGTTCAAAATTAGCTGACTTCAAATTAGTACAAAACGATTTATCAGTTGCGTCATTAAGTAATTTCGCTGGTAAAAAATTAGTTTTAAACATTTTTCCAAGTGTTGATACAGGAACTTGTGCTGCATCTGTTAGAAAATTCAACCAAAGTGCAAGCGGATTAGACAACACAACTGTTTTATGTATTTCGAGAGATTTACCTTTTGCTCAAAAACGTTTTTGTGGTGCTGAAGGTTTAGAAAATGTAGTAAACTTATCAGATTTTCAAACTGGTGCTTTTGGTAAAGCAAATGGTTTAGAAATTGTTGACGGACCTTTAGCTGGCTTACACTCAAGAGTTATTATTGTGGTTGATGCTGATGGTACAGTAAAACATACAGAACAAGTTGCTGAAATTGCAAACGAACCAAATTACGAAGCAGCTTTAGCAGCACTATAA
- a CDS encoding thioredoxin family protein has product MLIDLNEDTLADLVAKNEKVVVQYSASWCGNCRIMKPKFKKLATENEAITFVLVDAENSPESRKLANVSNLPTFATFVNGQLVGETQTNKQEVLIDLVNAIA; this is encoded by the coding sequence ATGTTAATCGACTTAAACGAAGATACGTTAGCAGATTTAGTTGCTAAAAATGAAAAAGTAGTAGTACAATATTCAGCTTCATGGTGTGGAAATTGCCGTATTATGAAACCAAAATTCAAAAAATTAGCAACTGAAAATGAAGCTATTACTTTTGTTTTGGTTGATGCAGAAAATTCTCCTGAATCAAGAAAATTAGCTAATGTAAGCAACCTGCCAACATTTGCAACTTTCGTAAACGGACAATTGGTTGGTGAAACCCAAACTAATAAACAAGAAGTTTTAATCGACTTAGTAAACGCAATTGCTTAA
- a CDS encoding peroxiredoxin produces the protein MSLVGKKFPSIAVDAISEMGDNLKINIFEEAVNNNKKVLLFWYPKDFTFVCPTELHAFQAALPEFEKRNTIVIGASCDTNEVHFAWLNTPKNNGGIEGVTYPILADTNRNLANILGILDIESTSYSEDTDSVIIEGSNVTYRATYLIDETGKIFHESVNDMPLGRNVNEYLRMVDAYTHIQTKGEVCPANWEAGKEAMTADRNSTAEYLSAN, from the coding sequence ATGTCTTTAGTAGGAAAAAAATTCCCAAGTATTGCAGTAGATGCTATCTCAGAAATGGGTGACAATTTAAAAATCAACATTTTTGAAGAAGCAGTAAACAACAATAAAAAAGTACTTTTATTTTGGTACCCAAAAGATTTTACTTTTGTATGTCCAACTGAATTACACGCCTTTCAAGCTGCATTACCAGAATTTGAAAAAAGAAATACTATCGTAATTGGTGCTTCTTGTGATACTAACGAAGTTCACTTCGCTTGGTTAAATACTCCAAAAAACAATGGTGGAATCGAAGGTGTTACTTACCCAATCTTAGCTGATACAAACCGTAACTTAGCTAACATTTTAGGTATTCTTGATATCGAATCTACAAGCTACAGCGAAGATACTGATTCAGTTATCATCGAAGGTTCTAACGTAACTTACAGAGCTACTTACTTAATTGACGAAACTGGAAAAATTTTCCACGAAAGTGTAAACGATATGCCATTAGGACGTAACGTAAACGAATACTTAAGAATGGTTGACGCTTACACTCACATCCAGACTAAAGGTGAAGTTTGTCCTGCAAACTGGGAAGCTGGTAAAGAAGCTATGACTGCTGACAGAAACAGTACTGCTGAATACTTAAGCGCTAACTAA
- a CDS encoding glycoside hydrolase family 3 N-terminal domain-containing protein: MKITAETLLQRIGQFFFPAVFINDTEENIQETERLIKEHNIGGLTFFHSRASAATNYESKKKVVFNDDSYQKIKELIVRYQKAASTPLLISIDAEWGLAMRIEKTPQYPYAITLGALPENKSDLVFEVGKQIGLDLKAAGIQYNLSPLADINNNPNNPVIGYRSFGANKEKVADFAVEYLKGMSEVGILGCLKHFPGHGNTNVDSHLGLPVLNETLEELLENELYPFIKGIENNVDSIMIGHLAVPSLNDGKNTSATLSKAIIQDLLRDKLGYDGLVISDALNMHSVSKLYETKGQLEWEAFNAGNDILCFAENVPEGIEAIYKNASPDRIFESYNRIIKAKEKAGILSGNTSASGELDFGKTSELNLQIAQNAITTVIDNSNSELIFEAHKNNKLAKLSLYKNTDNTFFKTLNSELKSPEFAFENLEVSDISSIKKELKNFETILLSLFVPKAKPLNNFEIDNEVLDLLSDLLETKKCIIYVFGNPYSLPLIPNLKKASGLVQAYQDFEEFQKTAGIQILEKNTFTGTLPVNIDIQ, encoded by the coding sequence ATGAAAATTACTGCCGAAACATTACTACAAAGAATAGGACAATTCTTTTTTCCAGCCGTTTTTATAAACGATACTGAAGAAAATATTCAGGAGACGGAACGCCTTATAAAAGAACACAATATTGGCGGACTAACCTTTTTTCATAGTCGTGCGAGTGCTGCTACCAATTATGAAAGCAAGAAAAAAGTTGTTTTCAACGATGATAGTTATCAAAAAATAAAAGAACTAATTGTTCGTTATCAAAAAGCGGCTTCTACTCCACTTTTAATTAGTATTGATGCAGAATGGGGATTAGCAATGCGTATCGAAAAAACACCGCAATATCCATACGCAATTACCCTTGGTGCTTTACCGGAAAACAAATCTGATTTGGTTTTTGAAGTTGGAAAACAAATTGGCTTAGATTTAAAAGCTGCTGGAATCCAGTATAATTTATCGCCTTTGGCAGACATCAACAACAATCCTAATAATCCCGTTATTGGGTATCGTTCTTTTGGTGCAAACAAAGAAAAAGTAGCCGATTTTGCTGTTGAATATTTAAAAGGAATGTCTGAAGTGGGTATTTTAGGCTGTTTGAAACATTTTCCGGGACATGGAAATACCAATGTCGATTCGCATTTAGGTTTACCGGTTTTAAATGAAACTCTTGAAGAATTATTAGAAAACGAATTATATCCATTTATAAAAGGAATTGAGAATAATGTCGATTCGATTATGATTGGCCATTTAGCTGTTCCGAGTCTGAATGACGGAAAAAACACCTCAGCAACTTTATCAAAAGCCATAATTCAGGATCTTTTGCGTGATAAATTAGGTTATGATGGTTTGGTAATTTCTGATGCACTAAACATGCACAGCGTTTCTAAATTGTATGAAACCAAAGGACAATTAGAATGGGAAGCTTTTAATGCCGGAAATGATATTTTATGCTTTGCCGAAAATGTTCCGGAAGGAATTGAAGCAATTTATAAAAATGCTTCGCCTGACCGCATTTTCGAAAGCTATAACCGAATTATAAAAGCTAAAGAAAAAGCTGGCATTTTATCTGGAAACACTTCGGCTTCGGGCGAATTAGATTTCGGAAAAACTTCTGAATTAAATCTTCAAATAGCTCAAAATGCAATTACAACTGTAATAGATAATTCAAATTCAGAATTAATTTTTGAAGCACATAAAAACAACAAATTAGCCAAGCTGAGTTTATATAAAAATACCGACAACACTTTCTTCAAAACTTTAAATTCAGAATTAAAATCTCCTGAATTTGCTTTTGAAAACTTAGAAGTTTCGGATATTTCTTCAATCAAAAAAGAATTAAAAAATTTCGAAACTATATTACTTTCATTATTTGTTCCGAAAGCTAAACCGCTGAATAATTTTGAAATTGATAACGAAGTTTTAGACTTACTTTCAGATTTGCTTGAAACTAAAAAGTGCATTATTTATGTATTCGGAAATCCGTATTCTTTACCGCTAATTCCAAATCTAAAAAAGGCTTCGGGATTAGTTCAGGCGTATCAGGATTTTGAAGAATTTCAAAAAACTGCAGGAATTCAAATTTTAGAAAAAAATACTTTTACAGGAACACTTCCGGTAAATATTGACATTCAATAA
- a CDS encoding GNAT family N-acetyltransferase: MVTLKRTNSDDIDFINLVVLLDQDLAIRDGEDHAFYNQFNKIDKIKHTIVYYENGIPVGCGAFREKESDKTEIKRMYVHPDYRKKGIASKVLAELEIWAKEVGYTYTILETGKNQPEAINLYQKLGYTITPNYPPYEKMDNSVCMKKTL; encoded by the coding sequence ATGGTTACTTTAAAACGCACTAATTCAGACGATATCGATTTCATAAATCTGGTTGTTTTATTAGATCAGGATTTAGCAATTAGAGACGGAGAAGATCATGCATTTTATAATCAGTTTAATAAAATCGATAAAATAAAACACACAATTGTTTATTATGAAAACGGCATTCCGGTTGGCTGTGGTGCTTTTCGTGAAAAAGAAAGTGATAAAACAGAAATCAAAAGAATGTATGTTCATCCTGATTATCGCAAAAAAGGAATTGCCTCTAAAGTTTTAGCCGAATTAGAAATTTGGGCTAAAGAAGTTGGTTATACTTATACGATTCTAGAAACTGGAAAAAACCAGCCAGAAGCCATAAATTTGTACCAAAAATTAGGCTACACAATTACTCCAAATTATCCTCCTTATGAAAAGATGGATAACAGCGTTTGCATGAAAAAGACTTTATAA
- a CDS encoding MFS transporter, with protein MKTDNKPWFWIPLLNFASGLPYAVIISVSVLMYKNLGISNEDIGLYTSLLYLPWVIKPLWSPFIELTGTKRKWFLSMQLLISIAFLLVGFTIPTNGFFMMTLAIFWVAAFASASNDIASDGFYLLVLPKEQQSFFLGIRSTFYRLSMLAGNGLVVLFAGYLEHKYGDNTKAWSYTMIIVGLLMTFITIYNFFFTPKTEINAAENKEVHHQNFATIFVSFFKKKQIGLILSFILVFRLGESQLLKMLSPFLLDKKELGGMGLDTESVGIIYGTLGIFALTIGGILGGMAISKHGLTKWMLPMFLAMHLPILGFIGLAHFQPQELFHLHINLYFFEINSPLNLYTCITVVLEQFGYGFGFTGFMMYLIHVAEGESKTAHYALATGFMALGMMLPGMLSGYIQQYLGYQNFFIWVFLATIPGLILSRFLIFPKDFGKKSEEV; from the coding sequence ATGAAAACAGATAATAAGCCTTGGTTCTGGATTCCTCTTCTTAATTTTGCTTCTGGATTACCTTACGCCGTAATCATTTCGGTATCGGTATTAATGTACAAAAATCTCGGAATCAGCAATGAAGATATCGGATTATATACCAGCTTATTATATTTACCATGGGTCATAAAACCGCTTTGGAGTCCGTTTATTGAGTTAACCGGAACCAAAAGAAAATGGTTTTTATCGATGCAATTATTGATTTCGATTGCCTTTTTACTAGTAGGTTTTACCATTCCTACGAATGGGTTTTTCATGATGACTTTAGCAATTTTCTGGGTTGCGGCATTTGCTTCTGCTTCAAATGATATTGCAAGCGATGGTTTTTATTTATTGGTTTTACCAAAAGAACAGCAGTCTTTTTTTCTTGGAATCAGAAGTACTTTTTACAGACTTTCAATGTTAGCCGGAAACGGGTTAGTGGTGCTTTTTGCTGGATATCTGGAACATAAATACGGCGACAATACAAAAGCCTGGTCATACACAATGATTATTGTTGGTCTTTTAATGACTTTCATAACGATTTACAATTTCTTTTTTACTCCAAAAACAGAAATAAATGCCGCAGAAAATAAAGAAGTTCATCATCAAAACTTTGCAACCATATTTGTAAGCTTCTTTAAGAAAAAACAAATCGGGCTAATTTTATCTTTTATTCTGGTTTTCAGATTAGGAGAATCACAATTGCTTAAAATGTTAAGTCCGTTTTTGCTTGACAAAAAAGAATTAGGAGGAATGGGATTGGATACTGAATCTGTTGGAATTATTTATGGGACTCTGGGAATTTTTGCTTTAACAATTGGTGGAATTTTAGGCGGAATGGCCATTTCAAAACATGGACTTACTAAATGGATGTTACCAATGTTTTTGGCAATGCATCTGCCAATACTTGGTTTTATTGGGTTAGCTCATTTTCAGCCTCAAGAACTTTTTCATCTTCATATAAATTTATACTTTTTTGAAATAAATTCTCCATTAAATCTTTATACTTGCATTACTGTTGTTCTTGAACAATTTGGTTATGGTTTTGGATTTACGGGCTTTATGATGTATTTAATTCATGTTGCCGAAGGAGAATCAAAAACTGCGCATTATGCACTTGCAACCGGATTTATGGCATTAGGAATGATGCTTCCGGGAATGTTGAGCGGTTACATACAACAATATTTAGGCTATCAAAACTTCTTTATCTGGGTTTTTCTAGCTACAATTCCAGGTCTTATTTTATCACGTTTTTTAATTTTCCCGAAAGATTTTGGGAAAAAATCAGAAGAAGTTTAA
- a CDS encoding family 10 glycosylhydrolase, producing the protein MHKNQHLLYSIIFLFFFGWHSNSQEKIMHPKNEFRGVWIATVVNIDWPKTATDNVEKEKADYLEILETYKKLNYNAVIVQIRSVGDAFYPSELAPWSRFLTGKEGQAPNPYYDALAWMIEEAHNRGFEFHAWLNPYRATFDLNKNLLSPNHDVFKHPEWMIEYGGKYYYDPALPEVQTHLTKVVKEVVDKYDIDAIHFDDYFYPYAVPGKVFNDSVSYKKYGSGLSLADWRRANVSNFVHTISTTIKTSKPWVQFGISPFGVWRNKSVDPRGSDTQSTANYDDLYADPVLWMDQKWIDYILPQLYWSMNNTRANYSKLVKWWSENSNNTAVYIGHASYKIRGEADKSWNFAYEIPNQIDFARSFKNVTGSAYFSAKWFMGKNFDITRLLEENQYKYPALPAAVPNLKRIIIDTPVFDEFAKDTLKYTFKIKSPLNTKVRYVVIYGGEHISKVNTSDAAKIIDKVRVVEKDGLITFSVPSEKINMYKACAVTFIDYFANESTPTAIDIKKNFKIYTPAQPNENR; encoded by the coding sequence ATGCATAAAAATCAGCACTTACTATACTCTATCATATTCTTATTTTTCTTTGGATGGCACTCAAATTCCCAAGAAAAAATAATGCATCCTAAAAATGAATTTAGAGGTGTCTGGATTGCAACTGTAGTAAACATTGACTGGCCAAAAACAGCAACAGATAATGTAGAAAAAGAAAAAGCTGATTATTTAGAGATTTTAGAAACGTATAAAAAACTAAACTACAATGCTGTAATCGTTCAGATTAGAAGTGTTGGCGATGCCTTTTATCCTTCAGAATTAGCACCCTGGTCACGATTTTTGACAGGAAAAGAAGGTCAGGCTCCAAACCCGTATTACGATGCTTTGGCATGGATGATTGAAGAAGCGCATAACAGAGGTTTTGAGTTTCATGCGTGGCTGAATCCGTATCGTGCGACTTTCGATTTAAACAAAAACCTTTTAAGTCCTAATCACGATGTTTTTAAACATCCGGAATGGATGATCGAATATGGCGGGAAATATTATTATGATCCTGCCCTTCCGGAAGTTCAGACGCATTTAACAAAAGTGGTGAAAGAAGTCGTTGACAAATACGATATTGATGCCATTCATTTTGATGATTATTTTTATCCGTATGCCGTTCCCGGAAAAGTATTTAACGATTCTGTTTCTTATAAAAAATACGGCTCAGGTTTAAGCCTTGCCGACTGGAGACGTGCAAATGTGAGCAACTTTGTACACACGATTTCTACAACTATAAAAACAAGTAAACCGTGGGTTCAGTTTGGAATTAGTCCGTTTGGAGTCTGGAGAAACAAATCTGTTGATCCAAGAGGTTCAGATACGCAGTCTACAGCAAATTACGATGATTTATATGCTGATCCGGTTTTATGGATGGATCAAAAATGGATTGATTACATTCTGCCGCAATTGTACTGGAGTATGAACAATACAAGAGCCAATTATTCGAAATTGGTAAAATGGTGGTCCGAAAATTCAAATAATACTGCCGTATATATTGGGCACGCATCTTACAAAATTAGAGGCGAGGCTGATAAAAGCTGGAATTTTGCTTATGAAATTCCAAATCAAATCGATTTTGCCAGAAGTTTTAAAAATGTAACCGGAAGTGCTTATTTCAGCGCTAAATGGTTCATGGGCAAAAACTTTGATATTACCCGTCTTTTAGAAGAAAATCAATATAAATATCCGGCACTTCCGGCTGCGGTTCCTAATTTGAAACGAATTATTATCGACACGCCAGTTTTTGATGAATTTGCAAAAGATACTTTAAAATACACTTTCAAAATCAAAAGTCCGCTGAATACAAAAGTACGTTATGTTGTAATTTATGGAGGAGAACACATTTCAAAAGTAAACACAAGCGATGCTGCAAAAATAATCGACAAAGTAAGAGTTGTTGAAAAAGACGGACTTATAACATTTTCTGTTCCTTCAGAAAAAATCAACATGTATAAAGCTTGTGCTGTAACATTTATTGATTATTTTGCAAACGAAAGTACCCCAACTGCCATCGATATAAAAAAGAATTTTAAAATCTATACACCTGCTCAGCCTAATGAAAACAGATAA